One window of the Anaeromyxobacter dehalogenans 2CP-C genome contains the following:
- a CDS encoding DUF3037 domain-containing protein, protein MPARSSFDYAVVRVVPRVEREEFVNAGVVLFCLERGFLGARVELDRARVTALCPHADLDAIAAHLEAIPRICAGGPDAGPIGALSVRERFHWLTAPRSTMVQLSPVHSGLCDDPARALERLFERLVRPPAPAEDPR, encoded by the coding sequence GTGCCCGCGCGAAGCTCGTTTGACTACGCGGTGGTCCGCGTCGTCCCGCGCGTCGAGCGGGAGGAGTTCGTGAACGCGGGCGTGGTGTTGTTCTGCCTGGAGCGCGGCTTCCTGGGCGCGCGGGTGGAGCTGGACCGCGCGCGGGTGACGGCGCTCTGCCCGCACGCCGATCTGGACGCGATCGCCGCCCACCTCGAGGCCATCCCGCGCATCTGCGCGGGCGGGCCGGACGCCGGGCCCATCGGCGCGCTGTCGGTGCGGGAGCGCTTCCACTGGCTCACCGCGCCGCGCAGCACCATGGTGCAGCTCTCCCCGGTCCACTCCGGCCTGTGCGACGACCCGGCGCGCGCGCTGGAGCGGCTCTTCGAGCGGCTGGTGCGCCCGCCCGCGCCCGCCGAGGATCCTCGCTAG
- a CDS encoding HipA family kinase, whose amino-acid sequence MRTVVATRYVTPLREGGSLPAIVEGDDDGLYVVKFRGAGQGPKALVAEVVAGALAEAAGLRVPERVRVVIDPALGRNEPDGEIRDLLKASAGENLGLDYLPGSLTFDPVADPPPSPAEASEVVWFDALVTNVDRTVRNPNLLRWHRRLWLIDHGAALYFHHDWDRAADPARAPFPMVGQHVLLPFAGELAAAGDRLSPRLADGAIARALDEVPDAWLEGVPRFGTPAAHRAAYVDHLSRRLAAAPAFVEEAERARAKLV is encoded by the coding sequence ATGAGGACGGTGGTCGCGACCCGCTACGTCACCCCCTTGCGCGAGGGCGGCTCCCTGCCGGCGATCGTGGAGGGCGACGACGACGGCCTGTACGTCGTGAAGTTCCGCGGGGCGGGGCAAGGGCCGAAGGCGCTGGTGGCGGAGGTGGTCGCGGGCGCGCTCGCGGAGGCCGCCGGGCTGCGCGTGCCCGAGCGGGTGCGCGTGGTGATCGACCCGGCGCTCGGCCGCAACGAGCCGGACGGCGAGATCCGCGACCTGCTGAAGGCGAGCGCGGGCGAGAACCTCGGCCTCGACTACCTGCCCGGCAGCCTGACGTTCGACCCGGTGGCCGATCCGCCGCCGTCGCCCGCCGAGGCCTCGGAGGTGGTGTGGTTCGACGCGCTGGTGACGAACGTGGATCGCACGGTGCGCAACCCGAACCTGCTCCGGTGGCATCGCCGGCTGTGGCTCATCGACCACGGCGCCGCGCTCTACTTCCACCACGACTGGGACCGCGCCGCCGATCCGGCCCGCGCGCCGTTTCCGATGGTCGGCCAGCACGTGCTCCTGCCGTTCGCGGGCGAGCTGGCCGCGGCGGGCGACCGGCTCTCGCCCCGGCTCGCCGACGGCGCCATCGCCCGCGCGCTCGACGAGGTGCCGGACGCCTGGCTGGAGGGCGTCCCCCGCTTCGGCACGCCGGCCGCGCACCGCGCCGCGTACGTCGATCACCTGTCGCGCCGCCTGGCCGCGGCGCCCGCGTTCGTCGAGGAGGCCGAGCGTGCCCGCGCGAAGCTCGTTTGA
- a CDS encoding ABC-F family ATP-binding cassette domain-containing protein → MIRLDAISKQHGNQLLFVEASAVVHRGEKVGLVGPNGAGKSTLFRLITREEAPDEGQVSIDRGVTVGHFSQDVGEMSGRTALAETMDGAGPVSEVAAELHALEHALADPERADEMEALVERFGHVQARFDELGGYALEARAREILAGLGFTQEMMDGDVGALSGGWKMRVALARILLMRPDAMLLDEPSNHLDLESIIWLEEFLRGYEGAILMTSHDREFMNRVVGKIIEIDAGTLTTYSGDYDLYERERAVADQHQQAAFDRQQAMLKKELAFIERFKARASHAAQVQSRVKKLDKIEKVEPPKVRRTVDFEFRPPPRSGEDVAKLAGVVKRYGDRTVYGGLDFLVRRGERWCVLGANGAGKSTLLRMVAGESQPDAGAVTIGGSVKMGYFAQHAMELLRADETVWDALQRTFPRASVGSLRTLAGCFGFSGDEIEKRCKVLSGGEKARLVLATLLYDPPNFLVLDEPTNHLDAATREMLVRALAGYEGTLLFVSHDRRFLAALSNRVLELGPDGPVPYGGGYTEYVARTGREAPGLRAAPGRGARA, encoded by the coding sequence GTGATCCGCCTCGACGCCATCTCCAAGCAGCACGGCAACCAGCTCCTGTTCGTAGAGGCCTCCGCCGTCGTCCATCGCGGCGAGAAGGTCGGCCTCGTCGGCCCGAACGGCGCCGGCAAGTCCACCCTGTTCCGCCTCATCACGCGCGAGGAGGCGCCCGACGAGGGCCAGGTCTCCATCGACCGCGGCGTGACCGTCGGACACTTCTCGCAGGACGTCGGGGAGATGTCCGGCCGGACCGCGCTCGCCGAGACCATGGACGGCGCCGGCCCCGTGTCGGAGGTCGCCGCCGAGCTGCACGCGCTCGAGCACGCGCTCGCGGACCCGGAGCGCGCGGACGAGATGGAGGCGCTGGTGGAGCGCTTCGGCCACGTCCAGGCGCGGTTCGACGAGCTGGGCGGGTACGCGCTCGAGGCGCGGGCGCGGGAGATCCTGGCCGGCCTCGGCTTCACGCAGGAGATGATGGACGGCGACGTCGGCGCGCTCTCCGGCGGGTGGAAGATGCGCGTGGCGCTGGCGCGGATCCTGCTCATGCGGCCCGACGCCATGCTGCTCGACGAGCCCTCCAACCACCTCGACCTCGAGTCGATCATCTGGCTGGAGGAGTTCCTGCGCGGCTACGAGGGCGCCATCCTCATGACCTCGCACGACCGCGAGTTCATGAACCGCGTGGTCGGGAAGATCATCGAGATCGACGCCGGCACGCTCACCACCTACTCCGGCGACTACGACCTGTACGAGCGCGAGCGGGCCGTCGCCGACCAGCACCAGCAGGCCGCGTTCGACCGGCAGCAGGCCATGCTGAAGAAGGAGCTCGCGTTCATCGAGCGGTTCAAGGCGCGCGCCTCGCACGCCGCGCAGGTGCAGTCGCGGGTGAAGAAGCTCGACAAGATCGAGAAGGTCGAGCCGCCCAAGGTGCGGCGCACCGTGGACTTCGAGTTCAGGCCGCCGCCGCGATCCGGCGAGGACGTGGCGAAGCTCGCCGGCGTGGTGAAGCGGTACGGCGACCGGACCGTGTACGGCGGACTCGACTTCCTGGTCCGCCGCGGTGAGCGCTGGTGCGTGCTCGGCGCGAACGGCGCCGGCAAGTCCACGCTCCTGCGGATGGTCGCGGGCGAGTCGCAGCCGGACGCCGGGGCGGTGACCATCGGCGGCAGCGTGAAGATGGGCTACTTCGCGCAGCACGCCATGGAGCTGCTGCGCGCGGACGAGACGGTGTGGGACGCGCTCCAGCGGACGTTCCCGCGCGCGTCGGTCGGATCGCTGCGGACGCTCGCCGGCTGCTTCGGCTTCTCCGGCGACGAGATCGAGAAGCGCTGCAAGGTGCTCTCCGGCGGCGAGAAGGCCCGCCTCGTGCTCGCGACGCTGCTCTACGACCCGCCCAACTTCCTCGTCCTCGACGAGCCCACCAACCACCTCGACGCCGCCACCCGCGAGATGCTCGTGCGGGCGCTCGCCGGCTACGAGGGGACGCTCCTGTTCGTCTCGCACGACCGCCGGTTCCTGGCGGCGCTGTCGAACCGCGTGCTGGAGCTCGGGCCCGACGGCCCCGTCCCGTACGGGGGCGGGTACACCGAGTACGTCGCCCGGACCGGCCGCGAGGCCCCCGGCCTGCGCGCCGCCCCCGGCCGCGGCGCGAGGGCGTAG
- a CDS encoding thioesterase domain-containing protein, whose amino-acid sequence MRHDEITAYLHEHIPITQALGARVEAWDGSAIRLSAPLAPNLNHRGTAFGGSLSALAILAGWAVLHLALRERGLEVRLVIQRSALDFLEPIEGDFTASARLPAPAQWDRFLSTLARHSRARITVEGEVACGGRAGGRHEGVYVALRGAEPG is encoded by the coding sequence ATGCGCCACGACGAGATCACCGCCTACCTCCACGAGCACATCCCGATCACGCAGGCGCTGGGCGCGCGGGTGGAGGCGTGGGACGGCAGCGCCATCCGGCTGTCGGCGCCGCTCGCGCCCAACCTGAACCACCGCGGCACGGCGTTCGGCGGCAGCCTCTCGGCGCTGGCCATCCTCGCCGGCTGGGCCGTCCTGCACCTCGCGCTGCGCGAGCGCGGCCTCGAGGTCCGGCTCGTGATCCAGCGGAGCGCGCTCGACTTCCTGGAGCCGATCGAGGGCGACTTCACCGCCTCCGCCCGGTTGCCGGCGCCCGCGCAGTGGGACCGGTTCCTCTCCACCCTCGCCCGCCACTCCCGTGCCCGCATCACCGTTGAGGGCGAGGTGGCCTGCGGCGGTCGCGCCGGCGGCCGTCACGAGGGCGTCTACGTAGCCCTCCGCGGGGCGGAGCCGGGATAG
- a CDS encoding ketopantoate reductase family protein yields MRRIESVVVCGVGAVGAAAVERLHSMDPACVTVVADGRRRERLQREGLTVNGRRFSPRVAAPAELTPAGLLLIGVKHGDLAAAVEDARAAVGPRTVIVSLLNGISSEATLADAYGADKVLPAFLVGNDVVREGTRVRYQNIGRLVFGAPSNDPADPRVVAVKDLLDRAGIPCQVAADIRREQWWKFMLNVGVNQVSALLRAPYGAFRLEQVRALARQAALEVVAVSRHEGVGLEPADVERIFPVIGGLAPAGKTSMLQDVEAGRKTEVEIFAGTVVELGRRHGVPTPANAFLGQGIAALDALAAARAAGDVP; encoded by the coding sequence ATGCGGCGCATCGAGAGCGTGGTGGTGTGTGGCGTGGGGGCGGTGGGCGCGGCCGCGGTCGAGCGGCTGCACTCCATGGATCCGGCGTGCGTGACGGTCGTGGCGGACGGCCGGCGCCGTGAGCGGCTCCAGCGCGAGGGCCTCACCGTCAACGGACGGCGGTTCTCGCCGCGGGTGGCGGCGCCGGCCGAACTGACGCCGGCGGGTCTCCTCCTCATCGGCGTGAAGCACGGGGACCTCGCGGCCGCGGTCGAGGATGCCCGCGCCGCGGTCGGTCCGCGGACGGTCATCGTGTCGCTCCTGAACGGGATCTCGAGCGAGGCGACGCTCGCCGACGCGTACGGCGCCGACAAGGTGCTCCCGGCCTTCCTCGTCGGAAACGACGTCGTGCGCGAGGGGACGCGCGTCCGCTACCAGAACATCGGACGGCTCGTCTTCGGCGCGCCCTCGAACGACCCAGCCGACCCGCGCGTCGTCGCCGTCAAGGACCTGCTCGACCGCGCCGGCATTCCGTGCCAGGTCGCCGCCGACATCCGGCGCGAGCAGTGGTGGAAGTTCATGCTGAACGTGGGTGTGAACCAGGTGTCGGCCCTGCTCCGCGCGCCCTACGGCGCGTTCCGGCTCGAGCAGGTCCGCGCGCTCGCCCGCCAGGCGGCGCTCGAGGTGGTCGCCGTCTCCCGGCACGAAGGCGTCGGACTCGAGCCGGCGGACGTGGAGCGGATCTTCCCGGTCATCGGCGGGCTCGCGCCTGCGGGCAAGACCTCGATGCTGCAGGACGTGGAGGCGGGCCGGAAGACCGAGGTGGAGATCTTCGCGGGCACCGTGGTCGAGCTCGGCCGCCGGCACGGGGTCCCGACGCCGGCGAACGCCTTCCTCGGCCAGGGCATCGCGGCGCTCGACGCGCTCGCGGCCGCGCGCGCCGCCGGGGACGTCCCATGA
- a CDS encoding DUF4032 domain-containing protein encodes MTGHPGLVGLQVRPGHPDFLDLPWDLPLARWGERCARIVEVTRGVSRHDVLFLQYDRALYVVKELPPALGEREYGALRWLEDRELPAVVAAGHAHVRTGEGDASVLITRFLDRSLPFRTLFENAGLETYRARLLDAIAGLLVRLHLAGFYWGDCSLSNTLFRRDAGELRAYLVDAETAEMHEPLSDGQRRHDVDILEENVTGDLLDVAAMLGLAPPPWLYETGAALRARYERLWSEITREEIISAGESWRIHERIRALNALGFTVGEVKLEATGDGSRLRMRAVVTDRDYHRDLLHALTGLVTEDRQAALMVNEIQELRATLVRRENRSVALAVAAYRWLNERWLPAIRKLAPRPGTDPAELYCQLLEHKWYLSERARRDVGFDAALDDWLRRFPPPAPSAPLPPPDPE; translated from the coding sequence ATGACCGGCCACCCCGGGCTCGTCGGCCTGCAGGTCCGGCCCGGCCACCCGGACTTCCTCGACCTGCCGTGGGATCTCCCCCTGGCGCGCTGGGGCGAGCGGTGCGCGCGGATCGTGGAGGTGACGCGCGGGGTCTCGCGGCACGACGTGCTCTTCCTCCAGTACGACCGGGCGCTGTACGTCGTGAAGGAGCTGCCGCCGGCGCTGGGCGAGCGGGAGTACGGTGCGCTGCGCTGGCTCGAGGACCGCGAGCTCCCGGCGGTCGTCGCGGCGGGGCACGCCCACGTCCGGACCGGCGAGGGGGACGCGAGCGTGCTCATCACGCGGTTCCTCGACCGGTCGCTGCCGTTTCGAACCCTGTTCGAGAACGCCGGGCTGGAGACGTACCGCGCGCGCCTGCTCGACGCGATCGCAGGGCTGCTGGTCCGGCTCCACCTCGCCGGCTTCTACTGGGGCGACTGCTCGCTCTCGAACACGCTGTTCCGCAGGGACGCGGGCGAGCTGCGCGCGTACCTGGTGGACGCCGAGACCGCGGAGATGCACGAGCCCCTCTCTGACGGCCAGCGGCGCCACGACGTGGACATCCTGGAGGAGAACGTCACCGGCGACCTCCTCGACGTCGCCGCCATGCTGGGGCTCGCGCCGCCGCCCTGGCTGTACGAGACCGGCGCTGCGCTGCGCGCCCGCTACGAGCGGCTGTGGAGCGAGATCACGCGCGAGGAGATCATCTCCGCCGGCGAGAGCTGGCGCATCCACGAGCGCATCCGTGCGCTGAACGCGCTCGGGTTCACGGTGGGAGAGGTGAAGCTGGAGGCGACGGGCGACGGCAGCCGCCTCCGAATGCGGGCGGTGGTCACCGACCGCGACTACCACCGCGACCTCTTGCACGCGCTCACCGGCCTCGTGACGGAGGACCGGCAAGCGGCGCTCATGGTGAACGAGATCCAGGAGCTGCGCGCCACGCTCGTGCGCCGCGAGAACCGGAGCGTGGCGCTCGCCGTCGCCGCCTACCGCTGGCTCAACGAGCGCTGGTTGCCCGCGATCCGCAAGCTCGCTCCCCGCCCCGGCACCGATCCCGCGGAGCTGTACTGTCAGCTGCTCGAGCACAAGTGGTACCTCTCCGAGCGCGCCCGTCGCGACGTCGGCTTCGACGCCGCGCTCGACGACTGGCTGCGGCGCTTCCCACCCCCCGCGCCGTCCGCTCCGCTCCCTCCACCCGACCCAGAGTAG
- a CDS encoding putative RNA methyltransferase, whose protein sequence is MLPEVLRHLRCPICKAPLAAAPGALRCPAGHAFDLARQGYVNLLRGRSPGTGDDAAMIAARETFLGAGLFAPLGAALARAAEEHAGRDGLVLEVGAGTGHHLRSVLEALPDRFGLALDLSRYAARRAARAHPRLAAVIADAWEPLPVADACAALVLDVFAPRNAAEFRRVLAPDGALLLVTPAPAHLAELRGPLGLIEVDPNKARRVSEALEGRFALASSEPLAWTLSLARADVIAVARMGPSAHHTAAEVLAARVAALDEPVRVTAAVQVQVYRPTASAA, encoded by the coding sequence GTGCTCCCCGAGGTCCTCCGACACCTGCGCTGCCCGATCTGCAAGGCGCCGCTCGCCGCGGCTCCCGGCGCCCTGCGCTGTCCGGCGGGGCACGCGTTCGATCTCGCACGCCAGGGGTACGTGAACCTGCTCCGCGGCCGCTCGCCGGGAACCGGCGACGACGCTGCGATGATAGCCGCCAGGGAGACGTTCCTCGGCGCGGGGCTCTTCGCGCCGCTCGGGGCCGCGCTCGCTCGGGCGGCCGAGGAGCACGCCGGGCGCGACGGCCTCGTGCTGGAGGTCGGCGCCGGCACGGGACATCACCTCCGCTCCGTGCTCGAGGCGCTTCCGGATCGGTTCGGCCTCGCGCTGGATCTCTCCCGTTACGCGGCGCGGCGGGCTGCGCGGGCACATCCGCGCCTCGCCGCCGTCATCGCTGACGCATGGGAGCCGCTGCCCGTCGCGGACGCGTGCGCCGCGCTGGTCCTCGACGTCTTCGCGCCGCGGAACGCCGCCGAGTTCCGGCGCGTGCTGGCGCCCGATGGCGCGCTGCTGCTCGTCACGCCCGCGCCTGCGCACCTCGCCGAGCTGCGCGGGCCGCTCGGGCTGATCGAGGTCGATCCCAACAAGGCACGACGGGTCTCGGAGGCGCTGGAGGGTCGATTCGCGCTCGCCTCGTCGGAGCCGCTCGCCTGGACGCTCTCGCTCGCGCGTGCGGACGTGATCGCCGTCGCGCGGATGGGCCCGTCCGCCCACCACACCGCCGCCGAGGTCCTCGCCGCGCGCGTCGCCGCGCTCGACGAGCCCGTTCGAGTGACGGCAGCCGTCCAGGTGCAGGTGTACCGGCCCACGGCGAGCGCGGCGTGA
- a CDS encoding bactofilin family protein, with the protein MAMIPKRDDPMQAPAGDLLLGKGVEFDGKLTFAGTVRIDAKFTGSITTEDVLVVGEQARIDAQITCGTVIVHGEVNGDIKAKTSVELHHTARVRGDIETPSLSIEKGVVFQGSTRMPGAGGERGGGPVKSVAPPAGAP; encoded by the coding sequence ATGGCCATGATCCCGAAGCGCGACGACCCCATGCAGGCGCCGGCCGGAGACCTGCTGCTGGGCAAGGGCGTCGAGTTCGACGGCAAGCTCACCTTCGCCGGGACCGTCCGCATCGACGCGAAGTTCACGGGCTCGATCACCACCGAGGACGTCCTGGTCGTCGGCGAGCAAGCCCGCATCGACGCGCAGATCACCTGCGGCACGGTCATCGTCCACGGCGAGGTGAACGGCGACATCAAGGCGAAGACCTCCGTCGAGCTGCACCACACGGCGCGCGTCCGCGGCGACATCGAGACGCCGTCGCTCTCCATCGAGAAGGGCGTCGTCTTCCAGGGCTCCACCCGCATGCCGGGCGCCGGCGGAGAGCGCGGCGGCGGGCCGGTGAAGTCCGTGGCGCCGCCCGCGGGCGCGCCATAG
- a CDS encoding 1-acyl-sn-glycerol-3-phosphate acyltransferase, which produces MPGSPSPAPRPPVHPSLVQRCARSILRAAGWRVDLPWPSTPRCVIVVYPHTSNWDFVLGYLAKLATALPVRWVGKHSLFRPPFGALLRRMGGIPVDRSAPSGFLAQLGRELAEAPWMWLALAPEGTRARTDHWKSGFYRLALAARVPVGLASIDYRSRTIALSRYLDLTGDEATDLEAIRAAYAGKIGRHPAQASDIRFRPGATP; this is translated from the coding sequence ATGCCCGGCTCCCCCTCCCCGGCTCCGCGCCCGCCCGTCCACCCGTCGCTCGTCCAGCGCTGCGCCCGGAGCATCCTCCGCGCCGCCGGCTGGCGCGTGGACCTGCCCTGGCCGTCCACCCCGCGCTGCGTGATCGTCGTCTACCCGCACACGTCCAACTGGGACTTCGTGCTCGGTTACCTCGCGAAGCTCGCTACGGCGCTGCCGGTGCGGTGGGTGGGAAAGCACTCCCTGTTCCGTCCGCCGTTCGGCGCCCTGCTCCGGCGGATGGGCGGCATCCCCGTGGACCGGAGCGCGCCCTCCGGCTTCCTCGCGCAGCTCGGCCGCGAGCTGGCCGAGGCGCCGTGGATGTGGCTGGCGCTCGCGCCGGAGGGCACGCGCGCGCGCACGGATCACTGGAAGTCCGGCTTCTACCGGCTGGCCCTCGCCGCGCGCGTTCCGGTGGGCCTCGCGTCCATCGACTATCGCAGCCGGACCATCGCCCTGTCCCGGTACCTCGACCTGACCGGCGACGAGGCGACGGATCTCGAGGCGATCCGGGCCGCCTACGCCGGCAAGATCGGCCGTCACCCCGCCCAGGCGAGCGACATCCGGTTCCGCCCCGGCGCCACGCCCTGA
- a CDS encoding hemerythrin domain-containing protein produces MLNVIGKRAAPADAVDLLLECHDRIRQFLALGRRVAEARPDQLAEVPEAATRVRRYFTQALPLHAQDEEESILPRLRGREAAVDAALASMAHEHAEHEEPLGRLVAACETVARDPSRHAALAGGMGAAVGELERHFEIHLRREEEIIFPAMRRLLAGAIDAEIVREIRARRGVAEASGQTTP; encoded by the coding sequence ATGCTGAACGTGATCGGAAAGCGGGCGGCGCCCGCGGACGCGGTGGACCTCCTGCTCGAGTGCCACGACCGCATCCGGCAGTTCCTGGCGCTCGGGCGCCGGGTGGCCGAGGCGCGGCCGGATCAGCTCGCCGAGGTGCCGGAGGCGGCGACCCGGGTGCGCCGCTACTTCACGCAGGCGCTGCCGCTGCACGCGCAGGACGAGGAGGAGTCCATCCTGCCGCGGCTGCGCGGGCGCGAGGCCGCCGTGGACGCCGCGCTCGCGTCGATGGCCCACGAGCACGCCGAGCACGAGGAGCCCCTGGGCCGGCTGGTCGCCGCCTGCGAGACGGTCGCCCGCGATCCGTCGCGTCACGCGGCGCTCGCCGGCGGGATGGGCGCCGCGGTCGGCGAGCTGGAGCGTCACTTCGAGATCCACCTGCGGCGCGAGGAGGAGATCATCTTCCCCGCCATGCGGCGGCTGCTGGCGGGCGCGATCGACGCCGAGATCGTCCGCGAGATCCGCGCGCGCCGCGGGGTCGCCGAGGCCTCCGGGCAGACGACGCCCTGA
- a CDS encoding PAS domain S-box protein: MTDTAIYQQIVDGSPDAFVLGDREGRIRIWNAGAEAIFGFTAAEALGQSMDIIIPERLRGRHWDGYTKTMQTGKSRYGAGDVLAVPAITKDGRNISIEFTIQMLRTAGGELLGPLAIIRDVTKRFQRERELARRVKELEAKAGT; the protein is encoded by the coding sequence ATGACCGACACGGCCATCTACCAGCAGATCGTCGACGGCAGCCCGGACGCGTTCGTCCTCGGGGATCGCGAGGGGCGCATCCGGATCTGGAACGCGGGCGCGGAGGCGATCTTCGGCTTCACCGCCGCCGAGGCGCTGGGCCAGTCGATGGACATCATCATCCCGGAGCGGCTCCGCGGCCGGCACTGGGACGGCTACACGAAGACCATGCAGACCGGCAAGAGCCGTTACGGCGCGGGCGACGTGCTCGCGGTGCCGGCGATCACGAAGGACGGCCGGAACATCTCGATCGAGTTCACGATCCAGATGCTGCGGACCGCGGGCGGCGAGCTGCTCGGACCGCTCGCGATCATCCGTGACGTGACGAAGCGCTTTCAGCGCGAGCGGGAGCTCGCGCGGCGCGTGAAGGAGCTGGAGGCCAAGGCGGGGACGTGA